Proteins co-encoded in one Cyprinus carpio isolate SPL01 chromosome B5, ASM1834038v1, whole genome shotgun sequence genomic window:
- the LOC109061135 gene encoding lysophosphatidic acid receptor 6-like: protein MDLKMNSTEVSNATSSDCSRVCPIKPQHISISVLICLTFLVGLLLNVFSLWVFTCRTQEWTCNTVLQFHLAVSDVLMCPMGPFMAVYYHTANWLFGKVLCRLKIAFITFHINSSILFLTFISIQRYVAVVRFNQDSYMNRKDFVQKLCFGVWLFVLVKGTVLAAVLDTSTMDNHTLCLSIHQEKYTDFYFIVNFTVLIPGLLLSFVVSAICYTLLVRSMSRLDTSHDSGQAIKSKSCKMVAVCLTIFVVCFTPMNVLRSVGLVVKKFFPCNCGLLLNVETAYYVSWILAGANCCLDPIIYCFSSQKFTKTFRISLRKIGLRLEMSHGESS from the exons ATGGATTTAAAG ATGAACAGTACAGAGGTCTCTAACGCCACCAGCAGTGACTGCAGTAGGGTTTGTCCCATAAAGCCCCAGCACATCTCCATTTCTGTGCTCATTTGTCTGACTTTCCTGGTTGGACTCCTTCTTAATGTCTTCAGTCTGTGGGTGTTCACGTGCAGGACACAAGAATGGACATGCAACACTGTTCTTCAGTTTCATCTAGCTGTCAGTGATGTCCTCATGTGTCCTATGGGACCGTTTATGGCAGTATATTATCACACTGCTAACTGGCTTTTTGGGAAAGTTCTCTGTCGGCTTAAAATAGCTTTTATAACCTTTCACATTAACAGCAGTATTCTGTTTCTGACTTTCATTAGCATTCAGCGATATGTGGCCGTGGTACGCTTCAACCAAGACTCTTACATGAATCGAAAGGACTTTGTCCAGAAGCTCTGTTTTGGAGTTTGGCTTTTTGTATTGGTTAAAGGAACTGTTTTAGCAGCTGTTTTAGACACAAGCACCATGGACAATCACACATTATGCCTCAGCATTCACCAAGAAAAATATACtgacttttatttcattgtaaactTCACTGTCCTCATTCCTGGATTACTTCTTTCATTCGTTGTTTCTGCGATCTGCTACACTCTTCTGGTGCGCTCAATGTCCCGTCTCGACACTAGCCATGATAGTGGACAAGCTATTAAGAGCAAATCATGTAAAATGGTGGCTGTTTGTTTGactatttttgttgtttgcttcACTCCTATGAATGTGCTGCGCAGTGTGGGTCTTGTGGTCAAGAAATTCTTCCCCTGTAATTGCGGTCTCCTTTTAAATGTGGAGACTGCATACTATGTGTCATGGATCTTGGCTGGAGCCAACTGCTGTCTCGACCCAATTATCTATTGTTTTAGCTCTcagaaattcacaaaaacatttcgTATATCTCTTAGGAAGATAGGTTTGAGGCTTGAAATGAGTCACGGTGAATCTTCTTAA
- the LOC109061145 gene encoding lysophosphatidic acid receptor 6-like codes for MNTSDFPNANHNETCLPEPQHVSLAVILCLVYLLGLLLNGFSLWVFTCRIHKWNSGAVLQFNLALSDAIITPLTPLMAVYFVKDSNWSFGDFVCRLKIAVLSIHFNGSVIFLTLISVHRYVSVVHFNCSSLIKRKLFVKKLCAGIWCFLIILGIFYGWLLPVTTEENNGQCLTIHQKKLIDSYFIINFVIFFFWCILPLTILVFCYSRLASSVSRININSTQGQSVKNKSMKMIGICVFIFGLCFLPLNVVRTIGVVVKKYYSSKCRLILQLQTAYYACYILAGINCCLDPLIYFFGSRNFIKAFRRSLKIVGIRRNVENKMESETVSQSVNRNVVYSVS; via the coding sequence ATGAACACCTCAGATTTTCCCAACGCGAACCATAATGAAACATGTCTTCCTGAGCCTCAGCACGTGTCTCTGGCTGTGATCCTCTGTCTGGTCTATCTGCTGGGCCTTCTGCTCAATGGATTCAGCCTGTGGGTTTTCACCTGCCGCATTCACAAATGGAACTCTGGAGCTGTTCTTCAGTTTAATCTGGCTCTATCTGATGCCATCATCACTCCACTCACCCCCCTGATGGCAGTGTACTTTGTCAAGGATAGCAACTGGAGTTTTGGGGATTTTGTCTGCCGGCTGAAGATCGCCGTGCTCAGCATCCACTTTAATGGCAGCGTGATCTTCCTCACACTTATTAGTGTTCATCGATATGTGTCCGTGGTTCACTTCAACTGTTCCTCGTTGATAAAAAGAAAGCTATTCGTGAAGAAGCTGTGTGCTGGGATTTGGTGTTTTCTGATAATACTTGGCATTTTCTATGGATGGCTGCTCCCTGTAACCACTGAAGAAAATAATGGGCAGTGTCTTACTATTCATCAGAAAAAATTGATAGATTCTTACTTTATTATTAACtttgtgattttcttcttttgGTGTATTTTACCCTTAACTATATTAGTGTTTTGCTACAGTCGCCTGGCGAGCTCAGTGTCCCGCATTAACATAAATTCTACTCAGGGCCAGTCAGTCAAGAATAAGTCTATGAAGATGATAGGGATATGTGTATTCATATTTGGCCTTTGCTTTCTTCCTCTCAATGTTGTTCGGACTATCGGAGTAGTTGTGAAAAAGTATTATTCTAGTAAATGTAGACTTATATTGCAGTTGCAAACAGCATATTATGCATGCTATATATTGGCAGGAATCAACTGCTGCTTGGACCCCCTCATCTACTTTTTTGGCTCACGTAATTTTATTAAAGCTTTCAGAAGATCTCTGAAGATAGTAGGGATCAGAcgtaatgttgaaaacaaaatgGAATCAGAAACAGTAAGTCAAAGTGTAAACAGAAATGTAGTTTATTCTGTCTCTTAG
- the LOC109061144 gene encoding arrestin domain-containing protein 1-like — protein sequence MGKIQEFEITLNNNKTVYSPGESLSGILKISIAQPIQCKAFKVNCQGFCGVTSKSNDTDWTEEEQYFSSSVSIADKGTLNSGEHSFPFKFLLPAAAPTSFEGPYGRIIYRVRAFIDTPRFAKDYKIEKPFTMKNTINLNEIPGIQEPSSSSVTKNFSYMLVKNGTVVLKAKSDMRGYITGQIIKVFAEIENKSEKSTGHVVASLMQKVTYNTKKPTYDLRTVAEVEGPGVKGGQKTEWKEKIIVPSLHLSTLTDGNLIQICHYIQVYLKYPEVSVTLPIYIGSIAVDPTRPSPSRQVPPMPAARNNPTPAASPAAAPTESAPSSLPPRTTPKPGPKPRPRSSYASLMHPPDLYPELPGAANYNGEMPKSPQHESGSQTPVSPNAFSYAPGLSFRQKQSSNGPSAPPFTSSTSPQDRRSSASLPPNYRSSPYPHEAPPSYEDSCNI from the exons ATGGGGAAGATTCAGGAATTCGAAATAActcttaataacaataaaacagtttATAGTCCAGGTGAATCCCTCTCCGGAATTCTGAAAATCTCAATTGCACAGCCAATACAATGTAAAG CATTCAAAGTGAACTGCCAGGGCTTCTGTGGAGTGACCAGCAAATCAAATGACACAGACTGGACAGAGGAGGAGCAGTACTTCAGCAGCTCAGTCTCAATAGCAGATAAAG GCACTCTGAATAGCGGCGAGCACAGTTTTCCCTTCAAGTTTCTCTTGCCAG CTGCTGCACCTACATCATTTGAAGGGCCTTATGGAAGGATTATATACAGAGTTCGGGCTTTCATAGACACACCTCGTTTTGCAAAAGACTACAAAATAGAGAAGCCCTTCACTATGAAGAACACAATCAACCTGAATGAAATACCTGGTATTCAG GAACCTAGCTCATCTTCTGTAACCAAGAATTTCTCATACATGCTTGTAAAAAATGGGACTGTGGTGCTGAAAGCTAAGAGTGACATGCGAGGATATATCACTGGACAGATCATAAAAGTGTTCGCTGAGATTGAAAACAAATCTGAGAAGTCAACAGGTCATGTGGTTGCCAGTCTAATGCAG AAAGTTACATATAATACCAAGAAGCCGACATATGACTTGCGGACCGTAGCGGAGGTAGAAGGACCTGGAGTTAAGGGTGGACAAAAAACTGAATGGAAGGAGAAGATAATTGTTCCTTCTCTTCATCTGTCCACCCTGACTGATGGAAACCTCATCCAAATCTGCCACTACATTCAG GTCTATTTGAAATACCCAGAGGTATCAGTAACTCTGCCCATTTACATTGGAAGCATCGCAGTGGATCCAACTCGGCCTTCCCCCTCCCGGCAGGTTCCACCCATGCCAGCTGCACGTAATAACCCCACCCCTGCCGCTTCTCCTGCTGCTGCTCCCACCGAATCTGCCCCATCCAGCCTGCCACCACGTACAACTCCAAAACCTGGACCCAAACCCAGGCCTCGTAGCTCCTACGCATCCCTAATGCATCCTCCTGACCTGTACCCAGAACTCCCAGGTGCGGCTAACTACAACGGGGAAATGCCAAAGAGTCCACAGCATGAGTCTGGTTCCCAGACTCCAGTGTCTCCCAATGCATTCAGCTACGCTCCAGGACTCAGCTTCAGACAGAAACAGAGCTCCAACGGCCCATCAGCACCCCCCTTCACTTCATCCACCAGCCCTCAAGACAGGAGGTCTTCAGCAAGCTTGCCTCCAAACTATAGGAGTTCACCATATCCACATG AGGCTCCACCTTCTTATGAAGATAGCTGCAATATATAG